From a single Longimicrobium sp. genomic region:
- a CDS encoding inositol-3-phosphate synthase, translated as MRNEQYTPRPADGRLGILLPGLGAVSTTFIAGVELVRRGMARPIGSLTQLGTIRLGKRTEHRAPAISEFVPLAGLDDIVFGAWDPFPANAYESAMVCGVLNKHEHIEPISDFLMGIEPMQAVFDQSYVKKLQGTNIKPGSSKRDWVESLRDDIRSFKARNDCDRLVMVWCGSTEVYIVPGAVHQTLEAFERAIDENHVEIAPSMLYAYAALMEGVPYANGAPNLSVDIPALQELAEERGVPIAGKDFKTGQTLLKTIIAPGLKARMLGLDGWFSTNILGNRDGEVLDDPQSFRTKEESKLSVLEHILQPVTYPELYGKFSHVVRINYYPPRGDAKEGWDNIDIRGWLDYPMQIKVDFLCRDSILAAPIVLDLALFLDLASRAGMGGIQEWLSFYFKSPMHGEGLYPEHDLFIQQMKLKNTLRWMMGEDQITHLGLDYYLDEADTLAGV; from the coding sequence GTGCGGAACGAACAGTACACGCCGCGGCCCGCCGACGGGCGCCTGGGGATCCTGCTCCCCGGGCTGGGAGCCGTGTCCACCACCTTCATCGCGGGGGTGGAGCTGGTGCGCCGCGGCATGGCGCGCCCCATCGGCAGCCTTACGCAGCTGGGCACCATTCGCCTGGGCAAGCGCACGGAGCACCGCGCGCCCGCCATCTCCGAGTTCGTTCCCCTGGCCGGGCTGGACGACATCGTGTTCGGCGCCTGGGACCCGTTCCCGGCCAACGCGTACGAGAGCGCCATGGTGTGCGGCGTGCTCAACAAGCACGAGCACATCGAGCCCATCTCCGACTTCCTGATGGGCATCGAGCCCATGCAGGCCGTCTTCGACCAGAGCTACGTCAAGAAGCTGCAGGGCACCAACATCAAGCCGGGCAGCAGCAAGCGCGACTGGGTGGAAAGCCTTCGCGACGACATCCGCTCGTTCAAGGCGCGCAACGACTGCGACCGCCTGGTAATGGTGTGGTGCGGCAGCACCGAGGTGTACATCGTCCCCGGCGCCGTGCACCAGACGCTGGAGGCCTTCGAGCGGGCGATCGACGAGAACCACGTGGAGATCGCCCCCTCCATGCTGTACGCCTACGCCGCGCTGATGGAGGGCGTGCCGTACGCCAACGGCGCACCCAACCTGTCGGTCGACATCCCGGCGCTGCAGGAGCTGGCCGAGGAGCGGGGCGTGCCCATCGCGGGCAAGGACTTCAAGACCGGCCAGACGCTGCTGAAGACCATCATCGCGCCGGGTCTCAAGGCGCGGATGCTGGGGCTGGACGGCTGGTTCAGCACCAACATCCTGGGCAACCGCGACGGCGAGGTGCTGGACGACCCCCAGTCGTTCCGCACCAAGGAGGAGAGCAAGCTCTCGGTGCTGGAGCACATCCTTCAGCCCGTCACCTATCCCGAGCTGTACGGCAAGTTCAGCCACGTGGTGCGGATCAACTACTATCCTCCGCGCGGCGACGCCAAGGAGGGGTGGGACAACATCGACATCCGCGGGTGGCTGGACTACCCGATGCAGATCAAGGTCGATTTCCTCTGCCGCGACAGCATCCTGGCGGCGCCCATCGTGCTGGACCTGGCGCTGTTCCTGGACCTGGCGTCGCGGGCGGGGATGGGCGGCATCCAGGAGTGGCTCTCGTTCTACTTCAAGAGCCCCATGCACGGCGAGGGATTGTATCCGGAGCACGACCTGTTCATCCAGCAGATGAAGCTGAAGAACACGCTGCGCTGGATGATGGGCGAGGACCAGATCACGCACCTGGGGCTGGACTACTACCTGGACGAGGCGGATACGCTCGCCGGGGTGTAG
- a CDS encoding amidohydrolase family protein codes for MPDLPLTLYRADWVLPVCAAPIRDGAVLVGTDGRIAAVGPRLAIEPPEGAVIEDLGPVALMPGLVNVHAHPELAMYRGALEDLNFRDWILRLVGSKRAALTEADFHAAARWTMVEAVRSGITTLAATESSGA; via the coding sequence ATGCCGGACCTGCCGCTGACCCTGTACCGCGCCGACTGGGTGCTTCCCGTGTGCGCCGCGCCCATCCGCGACGGTGCCGTGCTGGTGGGCACCGATGGCCGCATCGCCGCCGTGGGCCCGCGGCTGGCCATCGAGCCGCCCGAGGGGGCGGTGATCGAAGACCTGGGGCCGGTCGCGCTGATGCCCGGGCTGGTGAACGTGCACGCCCATCCCGAGCTCGCCATGTACCGCGGCGCGCTCGAAGACCTGAACTTCCGCGACTGGATCCTGCGCCTGGTCGGCTCCAAGCGCGCCGCGCTCACCGAGGCCGACTTCCACGCCGCCGCGCGCTGGACGATGGTCGAGGCGGTGCGCTCCGGCATCACCACGCTCGCCGCTACCGAGTCGTCCGGCGCTT
- a CDS encoding YlbF family regulator — protein MEPIWERAREVGRQIAHSSEYGAMKRASEILQNDREAVTRLNRLQQLEAGFARAMQGGSEPPLEEQDEYERLVGEVQAIPAYQAFEAARANLDQLMARVNEEIEKGIQAGEQSRIILA, from the coding sequence ATGGAACCGATCTGGGAACGGGCGCGCGAAGTAGGCAGGCAGATCGCGCACAGCAGCGAATACGGCGCCATGAAGCGCGCCAGTGAAATCCTGCAGAACGACCGCGAGGCCGTAACGCGCCTCAACCGGCTTCAGCAGTTGGAGGCCGGGTTCGCGCGCGCCATGCAGGGCGGCAGCGAGCCCCCGCTGGAGGAGCAGGATGAGTACGAGCGGCTGGTGGGCGAGGTGCAGGCCATCCCCGCGTACCAGGCGTTCGAGGCGGCGCGCGCCAACCTGGACCAATTGATGGCGCGGGTGAACGAGGAAATCGAAAAGGGCATCCAGGCGGGCGAGCAGAGCCGTATCATCCTGGCCTGA
- the prmC gene encoding peptide chain release factor N(5)-glutamine methyltransferase: MQTETKRWTLVEMLRWTAEYLGGKGFHNPRLNAELLLAGMLGLKRLDLYLQYDRPLSPEELAEFKARLRRRARREPLQYIDGTAAFRELVLKVDPRVLIPRPETERLVQEVLDWTAGRDGLEAMDLGTGSGAIALALATEGPFARVVATDLREDTLAAARANHEFAAPSTPVDFRAGDLFEPVRGEAFDVVVSNPPYIGEEERPALDAEVVDWEPQAALFAGVGGLDVIRRLVAQAPDHLRPGGLLALEIGAGQGAAVAQLIERTGAFNAARLKQDLAGRDRFVLAERL, from the coding sequence TTGCAGACCGAGACCAAGCGCTGGACCCTCGTGGAGATGCTCCGCTGGACGGCGGAGTACCTGGGCGGCAAGGGCTTCCACAACCCCCGGCTGAACGCCGAGCTGCTGCTGGCCGGCATGCTGGGGCTCAAGCGGCTGGACCTGTACCTTCAGTACGACCGCCCGCTCAGCCCCGAGGAGCTGGCCGAGTTCAAGGCCCGCCTGCGCAGGCGTGCGCGCCGCGAGCCGTTGCAGTACATTGACGGAACAGCCGCGTTTCGTGAGCTTGTGCTCAAGGTGGACCCCCGCGTGCTGATCCCCCGGCCCGAGACGGAGCGCCTCGTTCAGGAGGTGCTGGACTGGACGGCCGGACGCGATGGGCTGGAGGCGATGGACCTGGGCACCGGCTCCGGCGCCATCGCCCTGGCCCTGGCGACGGAAGGCCCGTTCGCCCGGGTGGTGGCCACCGATCTTCGCGAAGACACGCTGGCCGCGGCGCGCGCCAACCACGAGTTCGCCGCACCTTCGACACCCGTGGATTTCCGGGCGGGCGACCTGTTCGAGCCGGTCCGCGGCGAGGCGTTCGACGTGGTCGTCTCCAATCCGCCCTACATCGGCGAAGAGGAGCGCCCCGCGCTGGATGCCGAGGTGGTGGACTGGGAGCCGCAGGCGGCGCTCTTCGCCGGGGTGGGCGGGCTGGACGTCATCCGCCGCCTCGTGGCGCAGGCACCCGATCATCTGCGCCCCGGCGGGCTGCTGGCGCTGGAGATCGGGGCGGGGCAGGGCGCCGCCGTGGCGCAGCTGATCGAGCGGACAGGCGCCTTCAACGCGGCGCGGTTGAAGCAGGACCTGGCGGGGCGCGACCGCTTCGTGCTCGCCGAGCGACTATGA
- a CDS encoding CDP-alcohol phosphatidyltransferase family protein, producing MKLQPSALRDQGTRLLQPVMDLFVRTGLTPNGATTIGFVVTAGAGIAYFFGHLQLGGLLVLLGGFFDIVDGYIARRRSMSTLFGSFYDSTLDRVSEVVVLMGVMSLYVGDRPTLGVWWMVYVVAAAIAGSLLVSYTRARAEGLGIDCRVGLMQRAERILLLGIATLFFGSWRSGVVLTWVMLAMAALTNLTALYRVYWVYKYTNAAPAARP from the coding sequence ATGAAGCTTCAGCCCAGCGCGCTGCGCGACCAGGGAACCCGGCTGCTGCAGCCGGTGATGGACCTGTTCGTCCGCACGGGGCTCACACCCAACGGCGCCACCACCATCGGCTTCGTGGTGACGGCCGGGGCGGGGATCGCCTACTTCTTCGGGCACCTGCAGCTGGGCGGGCTGCTGGTGCTGCTGGGCGGGTTCTTCGACATCGTCGACGGCTACATCGCGCGCCGGCGGTCGATGTCCACCCTCTTCGGCTCGTTCTACGACTCCACCCTGGACCGCGTGTCGGAAGTGGTGGTGCTGATGGGGGTGATGTCGCTGTACGTGGGCGACCGGCCCACCCTGGGCGTATGGTGGATGGTGTACGTGGTGGCGGCCGCGATCGCCGGGTCGCTGCTGGTTTCGTACACCCGCGCCCGCGCCGAGGGGCTGGGGATCGACTGCCGGGTGGGATTGATGCAGCGCGCGGAGCGAATCCTGCTACTTGGAATCGCCACGCTGTTCTTTGGAAGCTGGCGCAGCGGCGTGGTGCTCACCTGGGTGATGCTGGCCATGGCGGCGCTCACCAACCTGACGGCGCTGTACCGGGTCTACTGGGTTTACAAGTACACCAACGCCGCCCCGGCGGCGCGGCCGTAG